One segment of Plasmodium vivax chromosome 14, whole genome shotgun sequence DNA contains the following:
- a CDS encoding hypothetical protein, conserved (encoded by transcript PVX_122800A) has protein sequence MERKKAQEIIDGIQATDPKTRLKHMKEIKTLCEILGMEKTKNEVIEFLYNLIEDDSDVLFELSNNLVTITNFLSDVNDCSSLCDLILHFIVTYEREINVNAFLAFNNYVHKCDRSTLIDIICPKTMKLVGSDSDNYRIGVSKIIPIIIERCIEEGQAKYMKTFIQIFLELCQDQSILVKKSCCETFCSFVFILKRYKELSQNCTYASAKGEEEKGKTLASDETTGRAHGYAHQTGANNEADWKGGTLSGDRKEQLEGKLEKREEVNGVMSTHKTATLAATAASATSGHTPNGEGKNIEQEIITLKTNEKRKLFVEKLWEGAKEIYRCFFSPINGMDEVQISAVSILADVLTCDPHFVKNLEETLRNICNDESWRVRAVLANNIHRILKVRKSEDISIVILLLLKDVDSNVRSIVLNNLDNILVHSKISVNIMDEIFDDLKRDIDSNNVHLKISLCKLLCSLPDILDKNGSIEYILPLFLLFIRIEESDLKSDLFTCLHKISKLISFFDMKQIIMPLCQEIVKSRNWRLRCTLFHYLKFFDHFFFYQNKENFSSNYGDFWSFINIGAKDMVYSIRMEVLDTLHFLIKGRGFSFFEKGITYLLSDLKESSSHISRITCLQYISRLVIYFPLQYIENKVLAILEELNADKISNVRYNIVKAIYYVKNYVKYVLSVIMSDTYDTLMGKIKKLVERRNRENEEIEKGPSNQGAQVPTSNAGVSADQHSPLDTKEDAETDDDSEHGVQNFLSNKPSGNDAGYFHLLESRQCLLKDQLKRKKYSFLINSCAVSSLTFYDNMKNTDTNRRCCERILSFLSEKINSLGADKDADVSTASRSLKNDDFFYYVSSVNTFSAVCRPIK, from the coding sequence ATGGAGCGGAAGAAGGCGCAGGAGATCATCGACGGGATTCAGGCAACTGACCCCAAGACGAGGCTGAAGCACATGAAGGAGATAAAAACGTTATGTGAAATTTtaggaatggaaaaaacaaaaaatgaagtcatCGAATTTTTGTACAACCTAATAGAAGACGATTCAGATGTCCTCTTCGAATTGTCAAACAATTTAGTTACcataacaaattttttaagcgaTGTAAATGACTGTAGTTCCCTATGTGATTTAATACTGCATTTCATTGTGACGTACGAAAGGGAGATTAATGTGAATGCCTTTCTCGCCTTTAATAATTACGTGCATAAATGTGACCGTAGCACACTGATAGATATTATATGCCCCAAAACGATGAAGCTGGTTGGTAGCGATAGTGATAACTACCGAATTGGAGTTAGCAAAATTATTCCAATAATAATCGAGAGGTGCATAGAGGAGGGGCAAGCTAAATATATGAAGACGTTCATCCAGATATTTTTAGAACTGTGTCAAGATCAAAGCATACTGGTAAAGAAATCCTGCTGTGAAACTTTCTGCtccttcgtttttattttaaaaaggtataAGGAACTTAGCCAGAATTGTACGTACGCTTCggcgaaaggggaagaagagaaggggaagacacTTGCTTCGGATGAAACAACTGGGAGGGCCCACGGATATGCACATCAAACGGGTGCGAATAATGAGGCAGATTGGAAAGGGGGGACACTCAGTGGGGATAGGAAAGAACAACTGGAAGGAAAGCTCGAAAAGAGGGAAGAAGTGAATGGTGTGATGAGCACCCATAAAACCGCAACACTCGCAGCAACCGCAGCAAGCGCAACAAGTGGACACacgccaaatggggaaggaaaaaacatcGAACAGGAAATCATCACCCTAAAAACGAATGAAAAACGGAAACTATTTGTAGAGAAACTGTGGGAAGGAGcgaaagaaatatatagatgctttttttcacccatcAATGGAATGGACGAAGTGCAAATAAGCGCAGTGTCCATATTAGCAGATGTGCTAACATGTGACCcacattttgtgaaaaatttaGAAGAGACGTTGAGGAACATCTGTAATGATGAAAGCTGGAGAGTAAGAGCCGTTTTAGCAAATAACATTCAcagaattttaaaagtgaGAAAGAGTGAGGACATCTCTATAGTCATTCTCTTACTACTGAAAGATGTAGACAGTAATGTGCGTAGTATTGTGCTGAATAATCTGGACAATATTTTAGTACATTCAAAAATAAGTGTCAACATAATGGATGAAATTTTTGATGATTTGAAGAGAGACATTGACAGCAATAAtgtgcatttaaaaatttctctGTGCAAATTGTTATGCTCTTTACCAGACATTTTGGACAAAAATGGATCCATAGAATATATCCTCCcgttatttttgttattcatAAGGATAGAAGAAAGCGATTTGAAGTCGGATCTGTTCACCTGCCTGCATAAAATTTCGAAacttatttccttttttgatatGAAACAAATTATTATGCCTTTGTGTCAAGAAATTGTTAAGAGTAGAAATTGGAGATTAAGGTGTACATTATTTCattacttaaaattttttgatcacttttttttttatcaaaataaggaaaatttttcttcaaattatggCGATTTCTGGAGCTTCATAAACATTGGGGCTAAAGATATGGTCTACTCCATCCGAATGGAGGTACTCGACACGCTCCACTTTTTAATCAAGGGCAGgggtttctccttttttgaaaaaggaattaCATACCTGTTAAGTGACCTTAAAGAATCTAGTAGCCACATCAGCAGAATTACGTGCCTGCAATACATTTCCAGACTTGTCATTTATTTCCCCCTgcaatatatagaaaataaggtgctagccattttggaaGAATTGAACGCTGATAAGATAAGCAACGTGCGCTATAACATTGTTAAGGCCATTTATTATGTGAAGAATTACGTCAAGTATGTCTTGTCTGTCATAATGAGTGACACGTACGACACGTTGATGGGTAAAATTAAGAAACTTGTGGAAAGGAGGAACAGGGAGAATGAGGAAATTGAAAAGGGTCCTTCGAATCAGGGGGCCCAAGTGCCTACTTCAAACGCAGGGGTGAGCGCAGATCAGCATTCCCCTTTAGACACCAAGGAAGATGCCGAAACGGATGACGACAGCGAACATGGTGTGCAGAATTTCCTGTCCAACAAGCCTTCCGGAAACGATGCTGGCTACTTTCACCTCTTGGAGAGTAGGCAGTGCCTCCTGAAAGATCAGCttaagaggaagaagtattcctttttaatcaACTCATGCGCAGTTTCGTCCCTGACCTTTTACGACAATATGAAGAATACGGACACGAATAGGCGCTGCTGCGAGCGCATTTTGAGTTTCCTCTCGGAGAAAATTAATTCGCTGGGGGCCGACAAGGACGCCGACGTGTCCACGGCATCCAGGTCTCTGAAGAACGACGACTTCTTCTACTACGTAAGTTCCGTGAACACGTTCAGCGCGGTGTGCCGTCCGATCAAGTGA